One Pectobacterium colocasium DNA segment encodes these proteins:
- a CDS encoding DedA family protein, with protein sequence MELIKELLNALWHQDFDILADPKLVWTIYILLFLIIFLENGLLPAAFLPGDSLLILVGVLVAKGTMNYPFTLFLLTTAASLGCWASYIQGRWLGNTGVVQGWLSHLPAHYHQRAHQLFHRHGLSALLVGRFLAFVRTLLPTIAGLSGLNNARFQFFNWMSGFLWVFILVTLGFALGKTTIFLKYEDELMFCLMMLPLALLFIGLFGSLFVLWRKKREAKADNTEKGS encoded by the coding sequence ATGGAATTAATCAAAGAACTGTTAAACGCACTCTGGCATCAGGATTTCGATATTTTAGCCGACCCCAAGCTGGTATGGACCATCTACATCTTGCTGTTTTTGATTATTTTTCTGGAAAATGGCCTGCTCCCCGCCGCTTTCCTGCCCGGCGATAGCCTGCTCATTTTGGTCGGTGTCCTCGTCGCCAAAGGCACAATGAATTATCCTTTTACTCTATTTCTCCTGACGACGGCCGCCAGCCTCGGCTGCTGGGCTAGCTACATCCAGGGGAGGTGGCTTGGCAATACGGGAGTGGTTCAAGGCTGGCTCTCGCACTTGCCCGCGCACTATCACCAGCGCGCCCATCAGCTCTTCCACCGTCATGGTCTGTCCGCACTATTAGTTGGCCGCTTTCTGGCTTTTGTCAGAACGTTATTACCGACCATCGCAGGCTTGTCAGGCCTGAATAACGCGCGCTTTCAGTTCTTCAACTGGATGAGCGGGTTCCTGTGGGTATTTATTTTGGTTACGCTGGGCTTCGCCTTAGGGAAAACAACGATCTTCCTGAAATATGAAGACGAGCTGATGTTCTGCCTGATGATGCTGCCGCTGGCGCTGCTGTTTATCGGACTGTTTGGATCGCTCTTTGTCCTGTGGCGTAAAAAGCGTGAAGCGAAAGCAGATAACACAGAAAAAGGAAGCTAA